One window from the genome of Leptospira levettii encodes:
- a CDS encoding patatin-like phospholipase family protein — protein MIELIFPKKYSALCLKSAFFGFFAHTGFVRGLQEIGFKPAIVTGSSSGAMIGALYATGREMVDFESVVLGLKKKDFWEGNSLTLLGRLLKKGWNQSSGVLTGKATRKILYPYLGNKKFSELPIKLGIAVSNLSKNKRELITEGNVLDAVMASIAFPFLYEVQEFQGQEFLDGGIGDGEPIKELILDPSIDRIVIHQINNHRPVSKNMMKRALDASVQIIETETEDLKTLLAKEKGKKLIRLETNTPYLSPNDFSKGKFALAEGRGTAYKHKAEILGDMELPIFGLFN, from the coding sequence ATGATTGAACTAATTTTTCCTAAAAAATATTCGGCGTTATGTTTAAAGTCTGCTTTTTTTGGTTTTTTTGCTCACACTGGTTTTGTAAGAGGTTTACAAGAAATTGGATTTAAGCCAGCCATTGTCACTGGATCAAGTTCTGGAGCTATGATTGGTGCACTATATGCTACTGGAAGAGAGATGGTGGATTTTGAATCGGTTGTATTGGGCCTCAAGAAGAAAGATTTTTGGGAAGGTAATTCCTTAACCTTACTAGGTCGTCTCTTAAAAAAAGGATGGAATCAATCTAGCGGAGTTTTGACAGGGAAAGCAACTCGTAAAATCTTATACCCATACTTGGGTAATAAAAAGTTTTCTGAATTGCCTATTAAATTGGGGATTGCAGTTTCTAATTTATCAAAGAACAAAAGAGAGTTAATCACTGAAGGGAATGTATTAGATGCGGTAATGGCATCCATTGCTTTTCCATTCCTTTATGAAGTGCAAGAATTCCAAGGCCAAGAGTTTTTAGATGGCGGTATTGGTGATGGAGAACCTATTAAGGAATTAATTTTAGATCCAAGTATCGATCGAATTGTCATCCATCAAATTAACAATCATAGGCCAGTCAGTAAAAACATGATGAAGCGAGCATTAGATGCTTCTGTGCAAATCATTGAAACAGAAACAGAGGATTTGAAAACACTTTTAGCAAAAGAGAAAGGGAAAAAATTAATCCGATTAGAAACTAATACTCCTTATTTATCTCCGAATGATTTTTCGAAAGGTAAGTTTGCTTTAGCAGAAGGGCGTGGTACGGCTTATAAACATAAAGCTGAGATTTTAGGAGATATGGAACTGCCCATATTTGGATTGTTTAATTAA
- a CDS encoding hybrid sensor histidine kinase/response regulator, producing MDSQRKIKVLVVEDSVASYKAIVSVLENFGFNVTSERVEWKIEFEKSILDKSWDLVISDYYLPDFDGKYVIHRIKELNPELPIILVTEFVPEEAASEYLNLGAAEFLPKSSIIKLPFVVNRELEALRLKQSQKKAWEMLVHGEEILTRSQKISHLGHFEVIFPENNTLWSLELYRILGYEFNEIPLMEKVWNLLDFDERKKIESIWQEVTRENTSKEFLLHLNTKHGRKKVNLWLEAERFDENRFRIFGTIHDISDVSDLENSIQFNEQLFKGIFNNSSQAIFLLDLQGHIIRMNRNSVLSFERNESDVQGLELISSIFSESNEASIKKLTYGMKLALKNQTFEVFVSYRLRDGREKYFDCDFYPLNDASGKIIYIVLEAKDITEKIVLERAYAQAQKLEALGTFAGGIAHDFNNLLTPMMAYISYLNAEWSKDSSNEMIERSLPAIEGISKSLERAKNLIQQILTYSKIEHVSSKQLDLREQLLQVLNEVKFVSANKVTLFTDLGNEAAFIEADPIQIFQILSNLYENSLFALQDSQNPKITISLSKVSYEKSELFHVGFLKNTEYWKLSFIDNGNGIPKEILEKIFDPFFSTKGGKGTGLGLSIIYGILAKMGGTILVDSKVGIGTQFDLYFPAWKAMV from the coding sequence ATGGATAGCCAAAGAAAAATAAAAGTCTTAGTTGTAGAAGATTCAGTTGCTTCTTACAAGGCTATCGTATCTGTTTTAGAAAATTTTGGATTCAATGTCACATCGGAAAGGGTAGAATGGAAAATTGAATTTGAAAAGTCCATTTTAGATAAGTCCTGGGATCTGGTGATTTCAGATTATTATTTACCAGATTTTGATGGTAAGTATGTAATTCATCGCATTAAAGAATTAAATCCTGAATTGCCTATCATACTCGTTACGGAATTCGTTCCTGAAGAAGCTGCTTCTGAGTATTTAAATTTAGGCGCAGCAGAATTCCTTCCTAAATCATCGATTATCAAACTTCCATTTGTCGTCAATCGAGAGTTAGAAGCTCTTAGGTTAAAACAATCTCAGAAAAAAGCTTGGGAAATGTTGGTTCATGGAGAAGAGATATTAACTAGATCACAAAAGATTTCTCATTTAGGGCATTTTGAAGTTATATTTCCTGAAAATAATACCCTTTGGTCATTAGAGTTATATCGAATTTTGGGTTATGAGTTTAATGAAATTCCTTTGATGGAAAAAGTATGGAATTTATTAGATTTTGATGAAAGGAAAAAAATTGAATCAATCTGGCAAGAAGTAACAAGAGAAAATACTTCAAAAGAATTCTTATTACACTTAAATACGAAACATGGACGCAAAAAAGTAAATTTATGGTTGGAAGCAGAACGATTTGATGAAAATCGTTTTCGTATTTTTGGGACTATTCACGATATTTCTGATGTATCTGATTTAGAAAATTCTATCCAATTCAATGAACAATTATTCAAGGGGATCTTTAATAATTCATCACAAGCTATTTTTTTGTTAGATCTGCAAGGTCACATTATACGAATGAATCGGAATTCTGTTTTATCCTTCGAACGTAATGAATCTGATGTTCAAGGATTGGAATTGATTAGTTCTATTTTCTCCGAATCAAATGAAGCTTCTATCAAAAAATTAACTTATGGAATGAAATTGGCATTAAAGAATCAAACGTTTGAAGTGTTTGTATCTTATCGATTGAGAGACGGAAGAGAAAAATACTTTGATTGTGATTTTTATCCTTTAAATGATGCTAGTGGAAAAATAATATACATAGTATTAGAAGCCAAAGATATCACCGAAAAAATTGTATTAGAAAGAGCTTATGCACAAGCGCAAAAATTGGAAGCTTTGGGTACGTTTGCAGGTGGGATTGCACATGACTTTAATAATCTGTTAACACCTATGATGGCGTATATTTCCTATTTGAATGCGGAGTGGTCAAAGGATTCTTCAAATGAAATGATCGAAAGGTCACTTCCTGCGATCGAAGGTATTTCCAAATCATTAGAACGAGCAAAAAATTTAATCCAACAAATATTAACTTATTCGAAAATTGAACATGTTTCTTCTAAACAATTAGATTTGCGGGAACAATTGTTGCAGGTATTAAATGAAGTAAAATTTGTTTCTGCTAATAAGGTGACTCTATTTACAGATTTAGGAAACGAAGCTGCATTTATTGAAGCAGACCCAATCCAGATTTTTCAAATTTTATCAAATTTATATGAGAACTCGTTATTTGCATTACAAGATTCACAGAATCCTAAAATCACAATTTCACTATCAAAAGTATCATATGAGAAATCAGAACTATTTCATGTTGGTTTTTTGAAAAATACTGAATATTGGAAATTGAGTTTTATTGATAATGGAAACGGGATTCCTAAGGAAATATTGGAAAAAATATTTGATCCATTTTTCAGCACAAAAGGTGGAAAAGGGACTGGACTTGGTCTTTCCATCATTTATGGAATTTTAGCCAAAATGGGAGGAACCATATTAGTTGATTCCAAAGTAGGTATTGGCACTCAATTTGATTTGTACTTCCCAGCTTGGAAAGCAATGGTTTAA
- a CDS encoding SpoIIE family protein phosphatase, whose product MMHSSSNSSEVRRKIGTKTLETTWITTEGDGILVPFFKKTCWFALLFLCAFPVGALPLSIEETNNYRDIGRYFEFTIPSNPEVTLDEILKLETVWRPNPKNVISFPRSKNPVWIKVTFIHYGNFPHTFFLHLSNPVVDLFELHTEINGKWNTQWSGEQVLQKNKPIYSHLSAFPITLSANETRTIYLKIRSDNPIFSFVSIYNSRTFIAYSKKQDIFFAAYFGAGFMMFLFSLFLAHTLRYKKFFYFFFYLATVLFLNTYSTGFIQYLEFGNSNTWKNYLFPITIYSSSIFGLLFTLEFLETKHIFTNLFKVTSSYIILLLIVIPTLSVLDLRFFMQLTVVFVTISLLFTITISLMTLSKSKRKIEVILFLLAFGSLLIGASYYIFSVQGFFNPFHFASYSLPLGSAMEVFFLSLALVLRVSEYRKSNEQKQEIDLQLKIAQKLQNGLLPKKRTHALEYPLGFRYLPATDIGGDFVEIIVKENELGLFLCDVSGHGIPAAMIASMTKVSLEIWNDTLDKPALAAEKIRKSLLSSLSGHFLSAFFVYINPKENTLRIANAGHLPLIHLDREGNITSYTSYGRAINEFIKSDMIEKSFPLPKEGTFILFTDGVIEARNINTGELFGEERFYNLIKTLAKKHPQNICDTVIEEVQKFQKTKRSDDDITILALSLDTDIDLE is encoded by the coding sequence ATGATGCATTCTTCGTCCAATTCTAGTGAAGTTCGCAGAAAGATTGGGACCAAAACCTTGGAAACAACTTGGATCACAACGGAAGGAGATGGGATTTTAGTGCCTTTTTTCAAAAAAACATGCTGGTTTGCCCTTCTTTTCCTTTGCGCATTCCCAGTGGGAGCATTACCACTCTCCATCGAGGAAACGAACAATTACAGGGACATTGGAAGGTATTTTGAGTTTACGATCCCAAGTAATCCAGAAGTTACCCTAGATGAAATTTTAAAACTGGAAACGGTTTGGAGACCCAACCCTAAAAATGTAATTTCATTCCCAAGATCCAAAAATCCAGTCTGGATCAAAGTGACATTCATCCATTATGGAAACTTTCCTCACACTTTCTTTTTACATCTTTCCAATCCCGTCGTGGATCTCTTCGAATTGCATACAGAAATTAATGGAAAGTGGAACACACAATGGTCAGGAGAACAAGTATTACAAAAGAATAAGCCAATTTATTCCCATTTATCTGCTTTCCCGATTACACTATCAGCAAATGAAACAAGGACCATTTATTTAAAGATCAGATCGGACAATCCTATCTTTAGTTTTGTTTCCATTTATAATTCGAGAACCTTTATCGCATATTCCAAAAAACAAGATATATTCTTCGCTGCTTATTTTGGAGCAGGTTTTATGATGTTCCTTTTCAGTCTTTTTTTGGCGCATACCCTTCGCTATAAAAAATTTTTTTACTTTTTCTTTTATCTTGCTACAGTATTATTCTTAAACACATACTCAACAGGATTTATCCAATATTTAGAATTCGGAAATTCAAATACTTGGAAAAATTATTTATTCCCCATTACAATTTATTCTTCATCGATCTTCGGATTACTTTTTACATTAGAATTTTTAGAAACGAAACATATATTTACAAACTTATTTAAAGTAACGTCGAGTTACATTATCTTATTACTAATCGTTATCCCAACCCTTTCGGTTTTGGATTTACGATTTTTCATGCAACTAACAGTTGTATTCGTTACCATATCCCTTTTGTTTACTATCACTATTTCACTTATGACTCTATCTAAAAGTAAGAGAAAAATAGAAGTAATTTTATTCCTTCTGGCTTTTGGATCATTACTGATTGGAGCATCCTATTATATTTTCAGTGTTCAAGGATTTTTCAATCCATTTCATTTTGCATCGTATTCATTGCCATTAGGCTCAGCAATGGAAGTATTTTTTCTCTCTCTGGCACTCGTGTTGCGGGTATCTGAATATAGAAAGTCAAATGAGCAAAAACAAGAAATTGATCTACAACTTAAAATTGCTCAGAAATTACAAAATGGATTATTACCTAAAAAAAGAACTCATGCACTAGAATACCCGCTTGGTTTTCGATATTTACCCGCAACAGATATTGGAGGAGACTTTGTTGAAATCATCGTAAAAGAAAATGAACTTGGTTTATTCTTATGTGATGTGTCTGGGCACGGAATTCCAGCAGCGATGATTGCATCTATGACCAAAGTTTCATTAGAAATTTGGAATGATACTCTCGATAAACCAGCATTAGCTGCTGAAAAAATAAGAAAATCTCTCTTAAGTTCATTATCTGGACATTTCCTAAGTGCATTTTTCGTATATATCAATCCAAAAGAAAACACTCTTCGCATTGCAAATGCAGGCCACTTACCCTTAATCCATTTAGACAGAGAAGGAAATATTACTAGCTATACAAGTTATGGTAGAGCTATAAATGAATTTATTAAATCAGATATGATCGAAAAAAGTTTCCCTCTCCCCAAAGAAGGAACCTTCATTTTATTTACAGATGGAGTCATCGAAGCACGTAACATCAATACTGGTGAACTGTTTGGCGAAGAACGTTTCTATAATTTAATCAAGACTCTTGCAAAAAAACATCCACAAAACATTTGTGACACCGTAATCGAAGAAGTTCAAAAATTCCAAAAAACCAAACGATCTGATGATGATATAACCATTTTAGCATTATCTTTGGATACGGATATCGACTTGGAGTGA
- a CDS encoding ATP-dependent Clp protease ATP-binding subunit, with protein sequence MKQYDSNVQGALDIAQTEAIRRQNTEITPYHLVWGFMTLPTSVSGKALLKYKSTVDEFLKKQARASGEIPFESLRTSPKLAQWFTMASSRAAENGREELKEADFLKFLPQILPELKINYEDLNIKETDEEVPNFLVNLNDLAKEGKLDPVIGRSKEIRSVMEILGRRSKNNPVLVGSAGVGKTAIVEGLAEQIVKGRVPDVLKGKTIYSLDMGQLMAGTKYRGEFEEKLTALLRYIKGQAGEAILFIDEIHQLVGAGKTEGAMDAANLLKPALARGELHCIGATTGDEFQKYILGDQALERRFRAVPVNEPSKEDAIEILMGIRDKHEIHHGIKISDEAIYASVLLSDQYITDKFLPDKAIDLVDEAASALKLSAEAMPTELVELESEIRSKKIFAQVEKKNEDILKEIEVLEKKFQEGKQVWEKEVNSLKQIASIKNKIDRVKFDLDAAQQRADYTEASRLKYAVLPELEKELSGFQNSWILERNHIAAVIARQTGIPVEKILKTKQENLLHLEEDLNSVVYGQKESIREIADTLLTSYAGISSETRPLGSFLLKGPTGVGKTETAKAIAKFLFDQETNLVRLDLSEYSEKHSVAKLIGAPAGYVGYDEGGILTEAIRRKPYSVVLFDEVEKAHPDFSDILLQILDEGRLTDNKGRTINFKNTIVILTTNSKNIEADFKPEVLGRLDAILTYHSLDSSIMEKLIEKQLRLLNERLKVKGISVELSESTEHILREQGFDPKFGARPLGSVFNRIVNRPLAKAILSGTLAEGKYRADWNGDDLQFAPIPELAGLKK encoded by the coding sequence ATGAAACAATATGACTCAAACGTCCAAGGAGCCTTGGACATTGCACAGACAGAAGCAATTCGCAGGCAAAATACAGAAATCACACCTTACCACTTGGTTTGGGGGTTTATGACCTTGCCAACTTCTGTTTCAGGAAAGGCGTTACTGAAATATAAATCTACAGTTGATGAATTTTTAAAGAAACAAGCACGGGCATCAGGAGAGATTCCATTCGAATCACTTCGGACATCTCCAAAACTTGCCCAATGGTTCACCATGGCATCTTCTAGAGCCGCAGAGAATGGAAGGGAAGAATTGAAGGAAGCAGATTTTCTAAAATTTTTACCTCAGATTTTACCTGAGTTAAAGATTAATTATGAAGATTTGAACATCAAAGAAACTGATGAAGAAGTACCAAACTTTCTTGTGAATCTCAATGATTTGGCGAAAGAAGGAAAATTAGATCCTGTCATTGGCCGTAGTAAAGAAATCAGATCAGTTATGGAAATTTTGGGAAGAAGATCCAAAAACAACCCGGTGTTAGTTGGGAGTGCTGGAGTTGGAAAAACTGCGATCGTTGAAGGTCTTGCGGAACAAATTGTAAAGGGAAGAGTCCCCGATGTATTAAAAGGGAAAACTATTTATTCTCTTGATATGGGTCAATTAATGGCTGGAACAAAATACAGAGGTGAATTTGAGGAAAAACTAACGGCACTTTTGCGGTATATCAAAGGACAAGCTGGTGAGGCAATTTTGTTTATAGATGAAATCCACCAATTGGTAGGAGCTGGAAAAACAGAAGGTGCAATGGATGCAGCCAACTTATTGAAACCAGCATTGGCAAGAGGTGAACTCCACTGTATTGGCGCAACGACAGGTGATGAATTCCAAAAGTACATTCTTGGTGACCAGGCATTAGAAAGAAGATTTCGTGCAGTTCCTGTAAACGAACCAAGTAAAGAGGATGCCATTGAAATTTTAATGGGAATTCGTGATAAACATGAAATTCATCATGGGATAAAAATTTCTGACGAAGCAATTTATGCTTCAGTCCTTTTGTCTGACCAATACATCACTGATAAGTTTTTACCAGACAAAGCGATTGATTTAGTGGATGAAGCTGCATCGGCTTTGAAACTTTCCGCCGAAGCAATGCCAACAGAACTCGTGGAACTAGAGAGTGAAATCCGATCAAAAAAAATCTTCGCTCAGGTAGAAAAGAAAAATGAGGATATTCTCAAGGAAATTGAAGTTTTAGAGAAAAAGTTCCAAGAAGGAAAACAAGTTTGGGAAAAAGAAGTAAATTCATTGAAACAAATTGCTTCGATTAAAAACAAAATAGATCGAGTGAAATTTGATTTGGATGCTGCGCAACAACGAGCAGATTATACAGAAGCTTCTCGATTGAAATACGCAGTATTACCTGAATTGGAAAAAGAACTAAGTGGATTTCAAAATAGTTGGATCTTAGAGCGAAATCATATCGCTGCTGTGATTGCTAGGCAAACAGGGATTCCAGTGGAAAAAATTCTAAAAACCAAACAAGAGAACTTACTCCACTTAGAAGAAGATTTAAATTCAGTTGTGTATGGTCAAAAAGAATCAATTCGAGAAATTGCCGATACTTTGTTAACTTCTTATGCAGGTATCTCTTCAGAAACAAGGCCTCTTGGATCTTTTTTGTTAAAGGGTCCAACTGGTGTTGGTAAAACTGAAACAGCAAAGGCAATTGCGAAGTTTCTATTTGACCAAGAAACCAATTTGGTTCGTTTAGATTTGAGTGAATACTCAGAAAAACACTCCGTTGCGAAACTGATTGGTGCTCCTGCTGGGTACGTTGGTTATGATGAAGGTGGAATATTAACAGAAGCTATTCGCAGAAAACCTTACTCAGTTGTGTTATTCGATGAAGTAGAAAAAGCACATCCCGACTTTTCCGACATTTTACTTCAAATTTTAGATGAAGGTAGGCTCACCGACAACAAAGGTAGAACCATCAATTTTAAAAACACGATTGTGATTCTGACTACCAATTCAAAAAATATTGAAGCGGACTTCAAACCAGAAGTGTTAGGAAGGTTGGATGCAATTTTAACCTATCATTCGTTGGATTCTTCCATCATGGAAAAATTGATCGAAAAACAACTACGTTTGTTAAACGAACGATTGAAAGTGAAGGGAATCTCTGTCGAACTTTCGGAAAGTACAGAACATATTTTGAGGGAGCAGGGGTTTGATCCAAAATTTGGAGCACGACCACTGGGTAGTGTCTTCAATCGAATTGTGAATCGACCTTTGGCGAAGGCGATTTTGTCTGGAACTTTAGCGGAAGGAAAATACCGAGCAGATTGGAATGGTGATGATTTACAATTTGCTCCGATCCCAGAGTTAGCTGGACTCAAAAAATAA
- a CDS encoding aldo/keto reductase: MSELKITSTIVTNQSISVPLLGLGVWKSRPKECYEAVKAALESGYRHIDTAAIYGNEADVGKAILDSGIPRSEIFLVTKLWNADQGFDEALKAIDVSLNKLGTDYVDMYLIHFPVSGKRKDSWKALEKIKKEGKAKSIGVSNFMIPHLEELLQDSQIVPAMNQVEYHPFLQDLPLKEYCEKNKILLEAYSPLAHGQKLEDERVTRLAKKYNKTNAQILIRWSLQSGNVVIPKSKNPIRIKENADVYDFTLTPEDMKEINRWNENFRTCWDPTTVV, translated from the coding sequence ATGTCTGAACTTAAAATTACTTCAACAATTGTCACAAACCAATCGATTTCCGTACCGTTACTTGGCTTAGGAGTTTGGAAGTCTCGCCCCAAAGAATGTTATGAAGCAGTGAAAGCCGCCCTGGAATCAGGTTATCGTCACATTGATACTGCTGCTATCTATGGAAATGAGGCAGATGTAGGGAAAGCTATTTTAGATAGTGGTATCCCTCGAAGTGAGATATTTTTAGTCACAAAATTATGGAATGCAGACCAAGGATTTGATGAAGCTCTTAAAGCCATAGATGTATCATTAAATAAACTTGGAACCGATTACGTAGATATGTATTTAATCCATTTTCCTGTTTCTGGGAAACGAAAAGATTCTTGGAAAGCCTTGGAGAAAATCAAAAAAGAAGGGAAGGCAAAGTCCATCGGAGTTAGTAATTTTATGATACCACACTTGGAAGAATTATTACAAGATTCCCAAATTGTTCCCGCTATGAACCAAGTAGAATACCATCCATTTTTACAAGACTTACCTTTAAAAGAATACTGTGAAAAAAATAAGATCCTATTAGAAGCATATAGTCCTTTGGCACATGGACAAAAATTAGAAGATGAACGGGTCACAAGATTAGCGAAAAAGTATAATAAAACTAATGCGCAAATTCTAATTAGGTGGTCTTTACAATCTGGAAATGTAGTGATTCCAAAATCAAAAAATCCAATTCGTATCAAAGAGAATGCAGATGTGTATGATTTTACTCTAACTCCAGAGGATATGAAAGAGATCAATCGTTGGAATGAAAACTTTAGAACTTGTTGGGATCCAACGACGGTTGTTTAG
- the recA gene encoding recombinase RecA, translating into MKKEKADKAQDKETDQRKQAIDAALGQIEKQFGKGSIMRLGADTRMAEMNVVSTGSLDLDIALGIGGFPSGRIIEIYGPESSGKTTLTLSAIAETQKKGGIAAFIDAEHALDPSYAKKLGVNVDDLLVAQPDNGEEALEICESLVRSNAIDLIVIDSVAALVPKAEIEGDMGDSHMGLQARLMSQALRKLTGTISKSSTTVIFINQIRMKIGVMFGSPETTTGGNALKFYASIRLDIRRIETLKEKEEPVGNRVRVKVVKNKCAPPFRQAEFDIMYANGINRESSLIDLAVRHDLVAKAGSWYSYNSEKIGQGKEQVRNFFLENPDIAFKIENQVRDLNGLPLLDQAKIQTREVKSIERDPKETKETKSKQPVSFSTEGDGDIAVGE; encoded by the coding sequence ATGAAAAAAGAGAAAGCTGACAAAGCACAAGACAAAGAGACCGACCAAAGAAAACAGGCCATTGATGCGGCCCTAGGCCAAATTGAGAAACAATTTGGAAAAGGATCCATTATGCGTCTCGGTGCCGACACACGTATGGCTGAGATGAATGTAGTTTCCACTGGATCTTTGGACCTCGACATTGCTTTGGGGATCGGCGGTTTTCCATCTGGTCGAATCATTGAAATCTATGGTCCAGAATCTTCGGGAAAAACGACTCTTACCTTATCTGCCATTGCGGAAACGCAAAAAAAAGGAGGCATTGCTGCCTTCATCGATGCAGAACACGCACTTGATCCATCTTATGCAAAAAAACTAGGTGTCAACGTAGACGACCTTCTCGTCGCCCAACCAGACAATGGGGAAGAAGCACTTGAAATCTGCGAGTCCCTCGTTCGTTCCAATGCAATTGATCTCATCGTCATCGACTCTGTTGCGGCGCTCGTACCAAAGGCGGAGATTGAAGGGGATATGGGTGATTCTCATATGGGTCTGCAAGCTCGACTCATGTCACAAGCGCTCCGTAAATTAACAGGAACCATTTCCAAATCTAGTACAACTGTTATCTTTATTAACCAAATCCGTATGAAAATTGGGGTGATGTTCGGAAGTCCTGAGACCACTACTGGTGGTAATGCATTAAAATTCTATGCATCGATCCGACTCGACATTCGTCGCATTGAAACACTCAAAGAAAAAGAAGAACCAGTTGGTAACCGTGTAAGAGTGAAGGTGGTCAAAAATAAATGTGCACCTCCATTCCGTCAGGCGGAATTTGACATCATGTATGCTAATGGTATCAATCGTGAAAGTTCACTCATTGACTTGGCAGTTCGCCATGACCTAGTCGCAAAAGCCGGATCTTGGTATTCTTATAATAGTGAAAAAATTGGCCAAGGTAAGGAACAAGTAAGGAACTTCTTCTTAGAAAATCCAGACATTGCTTTTAAAATTGAAAACCAAGTGAGAGATCTCAATGGATTGCCATTACTCGACCAAGCGAAGATCCAAACACGCGAAGTGAAATCGATTGAGAGAGATCCAAAGGAAACGAAAGAAACAAAATCAAAACAACCCGTAAGTTTCTCTACCGAAGGGGACGGAGACATCGCCGTAGGCGAATGA
- the xerA gene encoding site-specific tyrosine recombinase/integron integrase yields the protein MTLPALEVQIPEHFPQVMADLFRSYRTYLKIEKNYSEHTLFAYLRDLKFFFEFCLKEEIDILSVDVLDVRAYFSDLKSTKKQDKRTQSRKLSSLRTFYKFLFREEKIGANPILQVSFPKTKKKLPKNFTPIETEDILDYEDPEKKEVLGKRDKAIVEVLYSTGLRVFELVNAKLSDLNEELTSLKVMGKRRKERFVFIGPEAKEALKEYLEERGNGGPDEIFLNQRGGKLTTRGIRYILAERRSVMGMEKAITPHKFRHTFATDLLNAGADIRAVQELLGHSSLSSTQVYLSVSRDRLKEVYRNAHPHAKK from the coding sequence ATGACCCTGCCAGCCCTCGAAGTCCAAATTCCCGAGCATTTTCCCCAAGTAATGGCGGATTTATTTCGCAGTTACCGCACTTACTTAAAAATTGAAAAAAATTATTCAGAGCATACCTTATTTGCTTATTTACGAGATTTGAAATTTTTCTTTGAGTTTTGTCTCAAAGAAGAAATTGATATATTGAGTGTTGATGTTTTGGACGTGAGGGCTTACTTTTCTGATTTAAAATCCACTAAGAAACAAGACAAACGAACACAAAGTCGCAAACTTTCATCGTTACGTACGTTTTATAAATTTTTATTCAGGGAAGAAAAAATTGGAGCCAATCCCATCTTACAAGTGAGTTTTCCCAAAACCAAAAAGAAATTACCGAAAAATTTTACACCGATTGAAACAGAAGACATACTGGATTATGAAGATCCTGAAAAAAAGGAAGTCCTTGGAAAAAGGGACAAAGCCATTGTGGAAGTTTTGTATAGCACGGGCCTTCGTGTGTTCGAATTAGTCAATGCAAAGTTAAGCGATTTGAATGAAGAGTTAACATCACTTAAAGTGATGGGAAAACGTAGAAAGGAACGCTTTGTTTTTATTGGACCTGAAGCAAAAGAAGCGCTGAAAGAGTATTTGGAAGAAAGGGGAAATGGTGGTCCCGATGAAATCTTTTTAAACCAACGTGGTGGAAAATTAACAACTCGTGGGATTCGTTATATTCTAGCGGAACGTAGGTCTGTGATGGGTATGGAAAAAGCAATTACTCCTCACAAGTTTAGACATACCTTTGCTACTGATTTATTGAATGCAGGTGCTGATATTCGCGCCGTACAAGAGTTACTTGGTCATTCTTCTTTGTCATCGACACAGGTGTATCTAAGTGTTTCGAGAGACCGATTGAAAGAAGTGTATCGAAATGCGCATCCGCACGCGAAAAAATGA